The proteins below are encoded in one region of Dromaius novaehollandiae isolate bDroNov1 chromosome 9, bDroNov1.hap1, whole genome shotgun sequence:
- the OSTN gene encoding osteocrin: MLQFQLIVVHLALVITLLQWQSSSMLLAEAAPESLELSNALGMGARPTTSEEKSATDLSAKLFLLDELVSLENEVTETKTKRSFPGFGSPIDRISSSSMDTKGKQRKVVELPKRRFGIPLDQIGASRLSNTKG; encoded by the exons ATGCTGCAGTTTCAGCTGATCGTGGTGCATTTGGCCCTTGTGATTACCCTGCTGCAGTGGCAGTCTAGCTCAATGCTCCTAGCTGAGGCAGCTCCAGAG TCTTTGGAGCTTTCCAATGCACTGGGCATGGGAGCACGTCCCACTACCAGCGAAGAGAAGTcagccactgacctatcagccaagcTGTTCCTTCTTGATGAGCTAGTGTCTCTGGAGAATGAGGTGACTGAGACCAAGACAAAGAGAAGTTTCCCGGGATTTGGCTCCCCAATAGACAGGATTTCTTCGAGCTCTATGGATACAAAAGGCAAACAGAG GAAAGTGGTTGAGCTGCCTAAGAGACGATTTGGAATTCCTCTTGACCAGATTGGAGCGAGCCGTCTCAGCAACACGAAGGGTTAG